From the Acinetobacter wanghuae genome, one window contains:
- a CDS encoding flotillin family protein gives MLGFDLYNILFIAGFIFVALVAFGLIIARLYRRSSKEISFVRTGWGGEKVILGGGALVLPVLHEIIQVNMNTLRLEVRRADDQALITRDRMRVDVMAEFYVRVKPTAESIATAAQTLGQKTMSPNELKNLVEGKFVDSLRAVAAEMAMEELHEKRVDFVQKVQQVVSEDLHKNGLELETVSLTGLDQTGFKYFNPQNAFDAEGLTKLTETIEDRRRKRNHIEQDTDLAIKTKNLEAEQAKLQIIREEEYAKLQQEREISIRRAEQLAEIAAQEAAKKREAEEAQIAAEREVELKRILAARDVENENIQKAQLIQKAQVEQKKTIELAEQDRAIAIAEKSRAESEAKAHADQARAQAVKAEEEVVTVRQIQQAERQKAVELVAAKEKAEKEAIAITVAAEAGKHAAIDDAEAVRIAAEAEAEKVRLKAKGEADAKILLAQAMEKQYHVDAEGTRAVNEANNVLSSEQVEMQIRLALLKYLPEIIRESVKPMENIDDIKILQVNGLHGAASGGVSEGQDPSNVPLTDQVVNSALRFRSQAPLIDSLMNELGIQGGDINGLTQNLKPKS, from the coding sequence ATGTTAGGTTTTGACCTTTATAATATTTTATTTATTGCAGGCTTTATTTTTGTAGCCTTAGTCGCATTTGGTCTAATCATTGCGCGTTTATATCGTCGTTCAAGTAAGGAAATTTCCTTTGTCCGAACTGGTTGGGGCGGTGAAAAAGTCATTTTAGGCGGTGGTGCATTGGTTTTACCGGTGCTGCATGAAATTATTCAAGTCAATATGAATACTTTACGTTTAGAAGTGCGCCGCGCTGATGATCAAGCCTTAATTACGCGCGATCGCATGCGCGTCGATGTGATGGCGGAATTTTATGTGCGAGTCAAACCCACCGCAGAATCTATTGCAACCGCCGCACAAACTTTGGGTCAGAAGACCATGTCACCGAACGAACTCAAAAACTTAGTCGAAGGTAAATTTGTTGACTCGCTGCGTGCTGTGGCTGCTGAAATGGCAATGGAAGAACTGCATGAAAAACGCGTCGATTTCGTGCAAAAAGTACAGCAAGTTGTCTCTGAAGATTTACATAAAAATGGTTTAGAACTGGAAACCGTGTCTTTGACTGGACTTGATCAAACCGGCTTTAAATACTTTAATCCCCAAAATGCCTTTGATGCTGAAGGTTTAACCAAACTCACTGAAACGATTGAAGATCGTCGTCGTAAACGTAACCATATTGAGCAAGATACCGACCTTGCGATTAAAACCAAAAACTTAGAAGCAGAACAAGCCAAACTACAAATTATTCGTGAAGAAGAATATGCCAAGCTGCAACAAGAACGCGAAATTTCAATTCGTCGTGCTGAACAGCTTGCAGAAATTGCTGCGCAAGAAGCTGCTAAAAAACGCGAAGCTGAAGAAGCACAAATTGCAGCAGAACGTGAAGTTGAATTAAAACGTATTTTGGCTGCACGTGATGTGGAAAATGAAAATATTCAAAAAGCACAGTTGATTCAAAAAGCCCAAGTCGAGCAAAAGAAAACCATCGAATTAGCGGAACAAGATCGTGCCATCGCCATTGCTGAAAAATCCCGTGCTGAATCTGAAGCCAAAGCCCATGCCGATCAAGCACGCGCTCAAGCAGTCAAAGCCGAAGAAGAAGTCGTGACGGTTCGTCAAATTCAACAAGCAGAACGTCAAAAAGCGGTTGAGTTGGTCGCAGCCAAAGAAAAAGCAGAGAAAGAAGCCATTGCAATTACCGTTGCCGCAGAAGCAGGTAAACATGCCGCAATTGATGATGCAGAGGCAGTTCGTATTGCAGCTGAAGCCGAAGCAGAAAAAGTGCGCTTAAAAGCCAAAGGTGAAGCCGACGCCAAAATCTTACTTGCTCAAGCGATGGAAAAACAATATCACGTTGACGCTGAAGGAACACGTGCCGTCAATGAAGCGAACAATGTGCTGTCATCTGAACAGGTAGAAATGCAAATTCGTTTAGCTTTATTAAAATACTTACCCGAGATTATTCGTGAAAGTGTTAAACCGATGGAAAATATTGACGATATTAAGATTTTACAAGTCAATGGTTTACATGGTGCTGCATCAGGTGGTGTGAGCGAAGGTCAAGACCCATCCAATGTTCCCCTTACAGATCAAGTAGTGAATAGTGCGCTGCGTTTCCGTAGTCAAGCCCCGCTCATTGATAGTCTGATGAATGAACTCGGCATCCAAGGTGGGGACATTAATGGTTTAACTCAGAACCTTAAACCAAAGTCTTAG
- a CDS encoding YqiJ family protein — protein MWELFTHPSNIVFSISLSLMLMFAALELVLLFLGGGSQNLLDHFLTENSHQPDVSIDADSGVIAKVFDWLYLGRLPLFIWIIIFLTCYGLSGLIIQGMFEHFTGQLFSLWIISPACVFLCMPLVRYGAMLIYKILPQDESSAIFSEELIGRTATIVLGTAKPNSPAQAKVKDQHGYIHYVMVEPEDDDIFRQGQVVVLTQKTNIGFQATAA, from the coding sequence ATGTGGGAACTTTTTACACATCCATCTAATATTGTGTTCAGTATTAGCTTAAGTTTAATGCTGATGTTTGCCGCATTAGAATTGGTCTTGTTATTTTTAGGCGGTGGCTCACAAAATTTACTCGACCATTTTTTAACTGAAAACTCCCATCAACCCGATGTCAGCATTGATGCAGATAGTGGTGTTATTGCAAAAGTTTTTGATTGGCTCTATTTAGGGCGTTTACCGCTTTTTATTTGGATTATTATTTTCCTGACCTGCTACGGTTTATCAGGCTTAATCATTCAAGGGATGTTTGAGCATTTTACTGGGCAGTTGTTTAGCCTTTGGATCATTTCCCCTGCTTGCGTTTTCTTATGCATGCCATTGGTACGCTATGGCGCCATGCTCATTTATAAAATTCTACCCCAAGATGAAAGTTCTGCCATTTTTAGCGAAGAACTGATTGGACGTACAGCAACGATTGTATTGGGTACAGCCAAACCAAATTCCCCAGCGCAAGCCAAAGTCAAAGATCAGCATGGCTATATTCACTATGTAATGGTCGAACCAGAAGATGACGATATTTTTCGACAAGGACAAGTGGTGGTTCTTACCCAAAAAACCAATATCGGTTTTCAAGCGACTGCCGCCTAA
- a CDS encoding TorF family putative porin, with protein MTSQNLNTIAKSVAATLLMMTLSATVMAHDEPTASDLAVTGDLTLATDYRFRGLSNSSNNMTVQGALSVEHASGVYASVWASNVDFGDEFGTSIEADFTLGYAFVTSENGSLDVNYTRFEYPGANDDTNADYDEFAVIYNHENAVVADDSASAGVYYSPEYSGKTGQEYYFEAAYQYPINHQFNLVSSVGYTLMENKEKLAAAFGGEGKQKGYWDYKLGVNTEIAGLTAELAWIDNNLDSDDATAKGTALLSVSKSF; from the coding sequence TTGACCAGTCAAAACCTGAACACTATCGCAAAATCAGTTGCAGCAACATTATTGATGATGACGTTATCTGCAACCGTGATGGCACATGATGAACCAACAGCATCCGATCTTGCTGTTACAGGTGACTTAACCTTGGCGACAGACTACCGTTTTCGTGGTCTTTCAAACAGTAGCAATAACATGACTGTACAGGGTGCTTTGAGTGTTGAGCATGCATCCGGTGTTTATGCGAGTGTTTGGGCATCTAATGTCGATTTTGGTGATGAATTTGGCACCTCTATTGAAGCTGATTTTACTTTGGGTTATGCATTTGTCACATCTGAAAATGGTTCACTCGATGTAAATTACACCCGCTTTGAATATCCGGGCGCAAATGATGACACTAACGCAGATTATGATGAATTTGCTGTCATTTATAATCATGAGAATGCAGTTGTTGCCGATGACAGTGCATCAGCAGGCGTGTATTACTCACCAGAATACAGCGGTAAAACAGGTCAAGAATACTATTTTGAAGCGGCGTACCAATATCCGATCAATCATCAATTTAACCTTGTGAGTTCGGTTGGTTATACCCTGATGGAAAATAAAGAAAAACTTGCAGCAGCTTTTGGCGGCGAAGGTAAGCAAAAAGGCTATTGGGATTATAAGCTTGGTGTAAACACTGAAATTGCAGGCTTAACCGCTGAGCTGGCTTGGATTGATAATAATCTAGATAGCGATGATGCTACAGCGAAAGGTACTGCATTACTCAGCGTAAGCAAATCATTCTAA